Proteins encoded together in one Musa acuminata AAA Group cultivar baxijiao unplaced genomic scaffold, Cavendish_Baxijiao_AAA HiC_scaffold_1141, whole genome shotgun sequence window:
- the LOC135671569 gene encoding xyloglucan galactosyltransferase KATAMARI1 homolog, with protein MRRRSSAFNHQEEMEKANGKPPPSRLCFLATLSVMFWIMIFYFHFTVLSSNPISNPEQPVPFSSISSKPQRISEAYEALELPKMKAPTKSKPADTRQEPEAFPFTRALQTIENKSDPCGGRYIYVHDLPSRFNADMLRDCRKLSLWINMCKFTSNAGMGPPLENSDGVFSNTGWYATNQFAVDVIFNNRMKQYECLTEDPSIAAAIFVPFYAGFDIARYLWGYNTSVRDAASLDLVEWLMKRPEWSVMGGRDHFLVAGRITWDFRRLTDSETDWGNKLLFLPAARNMSMLVVEASPWNANDFGIPYPTYFHPAKDADVFIWQDRMRKLERKFLFSFAGAPRPDNPESIRGKIIDQCKRSKVCKLLECDFGESKCHSPSSIMQMFQSSLFCLQPQGDSYTRRSAFDSILAGCIPVFFHPGSAYIQYTWHLPRNYSTYSVFIPEDDIRKRSVSIEERLKQIPPHVVETMRETVISLIPSLIYADPRSKLETLNDAFDVAVQAIIDKVTRLRRDMIEGHEEKDVIEENSWKYALLEDGQRTVGPHEWDPFFSKPKDGNGESGTSSAEAAKNSWKNEQRSQT; from the coding sequence ATGAGACGGCGGTCATCGGCGTTCAACCATCAGGAGGAGATGGAGAAGGCCAACGGCAAGCCTCCGCCATCTCGGCTCTGCTTCTTGGCCACCCTATCGGTCATGTTCTGGATCATGATCTTCTACTTCCATTTCACCGTTCTCAGTAGCAACCCCATCAGCAATCCTGAGCAACCCGTTCCCTTCTCCTCCATCTCGTCCAAACCCCAGCGGATTTCGGAAGCATATGAAGCACTTGAACTGCCCAAAATGAAGGCGCCGACCAAATCAAAACCAGCAGATACCCGTCAAGAACCAGAGGCGTTCCCCTTCACCCGTGCCCTCCAGACCATCGAGAACAAAAGCGACCCTTGCGGTGGGAGGTATATCTACGTCCATGATCTCCCTTCCCGGTTCAACGCTGACATGCTTAGAGATTGCCGAAAGTTGAGCCTTTGGATCAACATGTGCAAGTTCACAAGCAATGCTGGCATGGGGCCTCCGCTCGAGAATTCAGATGGGGTCTTCTCGAACACAGGATGGTACGCCACTAATCAGTTCGCGGTGGATGTGATCTTCAACAACCGGATGAAGCAGTACGAGTGCTTGACAGAAGATCCATCCATCGCTGCTGCTATCTTCGTGCCCTTCTATGCTGGTTTTGACATAGCTCGATATCTTTGGGGATACAATACCTCAGTCAGGGATGCTGCATCTCTGGATTTGGTTGAATGGCTCATGAAGAGGCCTGAATGGAGTGTGATGGGGGGAAGGGACCACTTCTTGGTGGCAGGGAGAATTACTTGGGATTTCAGGAGATTGACTGATTCTGAAACAGATTGGGGAAACAAGCTTCTATTCTTGCCAGCTGCAAGAAACATGTCGATGCTGGTTGTGGAAGCGAGCCCATGGAATGCTAATGATTTTGGGATACCTTATCCTACATACTTTCACCCAGCAAAGGATGCTGATGTCTTCATTTGGCAGGACCGGATGAGGAAGTTGGAGCGGAAGTTTCTCTTCTCATTTGCAGGTGCACCACGCCCTGATAATCCAGAATCAATCAGAGGGAAGATCATAGATCAGTGCAAAAGGTCCAAAGTTTGTAAGTTGCTGGAGTGTGATTTTGGAGAGAGCAAGTGTCACTCCCCAAGCAGCATAATGCAGATGTTTCAGAGTTCTTTATTTTGCTTACAACCACAGGGAGATTCATATACAAGGAGATCAGCTTTTGACTCCATTTTGGCTGGTTGCATACCTGTTTTCTTTCATCCTGGCTCTGCTTATATACAATATACATGGCATCTCCCAAGAAACTACTCAACATACTCAGTGTTTATACCTGAGGATGATATTCGAAAGAGGAGTGTCAGTATCGAGGAAAGGTTAAAGCAAATCCCTCCACATGTTGTGGAAACAATGAGAGAGACAGTCATAAGCCTTATACCAAGCCTGATATATGCAGACCCTAGGTCTAAGTTGGAGACTCTTAATGATGCCTTTGATGTGGCTGTACAGGCAATCATCGACAAAGTTACAAGACTAAGAAGGGACATGATTGAAGGCCACGAAGAAAAGGATGTCATTGAAGAGAACAGCTGGAAGTATGCTTTGTTAGAGGATGGTCAGCGAACAGTTGGGCCACATGAGTGGGATCCTTTCTTCTCTAAGCCTAAGGATGGTAATGGTGAGTCTGGCACTTCATCTGCTGAAGCTGCTAAGAATTCTTGGAAGAATGAACAAAGGAGTCAGACTTGA
- the LOC135671559 gene encoding uncharacterized protein LOC135671559: MHKILSGHRRDESLLSSVYSNSFGGDGSSFNLFETDYIEEDGGGFSDSDVAAPTSRHSWDRFNSPCSVSSFSRVSHSPESSVIREAKKRLSERWALVTSYGTSQEQLHLPKSSSTLGEMLAISDVKREECVNRYTVSASRSCGGDDELMLPAFFLSVDGKKNSGELSPENLSRSKSVPVSCSAYKDIGLKYEGSNTQLCEPTVSEVSKTKHGKSSFRGRFSSFFFSRSKETRKRPVCSTMVSCGGADVVVSRTDEMLKSVHGSSSANSQVKDEEQSASTASISVTNVSKKPMQSVENSRTSDKSSEEEKLSPRQNYMNNLDQPSPTSILDAQFEDDVNGNLLQTSEANARQQLISRASPIESVARTLSWDDTHLEMRLPEPSSYKVALSEADGADQDHFVFVQKLLSCAGLEKSDMMFTGWHSPDSPLDPVLLDKLLGLKEDESKCMEKGPTLRLLFDCVNLALLEVSWSTLMSVYPWNRASCGAQVNNACASSALSEDVWGLVRDWSSGNRTVVFTENDIGSLVVDRVLRTEAGGNRWVELNRIVEEIAKEITGDVLKDLVGEAFSDLAAACIC, from the exons ATGCATAAGATTCTATCTGGTCATAGGAGGGATGAGTCTTTGCTATCTTCTGTTTACTCAAATAGCTTTGGTGGAGATGGGAGTTCATTCAATCTGTTCGAAACTGACTACATTGAGGAAGATGGTGGTGGCTTTAGCGACTCTGATGTAGCTGCTCCAACGTCACGCCATTCTTGGGATAGATTCAACAGTCCTTGCTCAGTGTCATCTTTCAGCCGGGTGTCACATTCACCTGAGTCATCAGTGATTAGAGAGGCAAAGAAACGGCTTTCAGAAAGGTGGGCTTTAGTGACATCATATGGTACAAGCCAAGAGCAACTGCATTTACCTAAGAGCTCAAGCACTTTAGGTGAAATGCTTGCAATTTCTGATGTAAAAAGAGAAGAATGTGTCAATAGGTATACAGTCTCAGCCAGCAGATCATGTGGAGGAGATGATGAATTGATGTTACCAGCATTCTTCTTATCGGTGGATGGAAAAAAGAATTCAGGAGAGCTTTCCCCTGAAAATTTATCAAGATCAAAGTCTGTCCCAGTCTCTTGTTCAGCTTACAAAGACATTGGCTTGAAATATGAAGGTTCCAACACTCAGCTTTGTGAACCCACAGTGTCAGAGGTGTCAAAGACCAAACACGGTAAATCATCTTTCAGAGGAAGATTCTCTAGCTTTTTCTTTTCTAGGAGCAAGGAAACTAGAAAAAGACCTGTTTGTTCTACCATGGTGAGCTGTGGTGGTGCTGATGTGGTAGTAAGCAGAACTGATGAGATGCTAAAATCAGTTCATGGTAGTTCGTCTGCAAACAGTCAAGTAAAAGATGAGGAACAATCTGCCAGTACAGCTTCAATATCGGTGACAAATGTTTCCAAAAAA CCCATGCAATCAGTTGAAAACTCCAGGACAAGTGACAAATCTAGTGAGGAGGAGAAACTCAGTCCACGTCAAAATTACATGAACAACCTGGACCAACCTAGCCCTACTTCAATTCTGGATGCACAATTTGAAGATGATGTGAATGGAAATCTATTGCAGACATCTGAAGCAAATGCTAGGCAACAAC TAATTTCCAGGGCTTCACCTATAGAGTCAGTTGCTCGTACTTTGTCATGGGATGACACCCATCTGGAAATGCGACTCCCCGAGCCCTCAAGTTATAAAGTAGCTTTGTCCGAGGCAGATGGTGCTGACCAAGATCATTTTGTATTTGttcagaaattgctatcttgtgcTGGCTTGGAGAAATCTGATATGATGTTCACTGGATGGCACTCTCCTGATAGCCCATTGGATCCAGTGTTACTTGACAAACTCTTGGGTCTGAAAGAAGATGAATCTAAGTGCATGGAGAAAGGTCCAACCCTGAGGCTCCTATTTGACTGTGTGAACTTGGCCCTTTTAGAAGTCAGTTGGTCTACCTTAATGAGTGTATACCCATGGAACAGGGCGTCCTGTGGGGCACAGGTTAATAATGCTTGTGCAAGTTCTGCCTTGTCAGAGGATGTGTGGGGTCTCGTGAGGGATTGGTCTTCTGGCAACCGGACGGTGGTGTTTACTGAGAATGACATTGGTAGTCTAGTTGTGGATAGAGTATTGAGGACTGAGGCGGGAGGAAACAGATGGGTTGAATTGAACAGGATAGTAGAGGAGATCGCTAAAGAAATAACTGGTGATGTATTGAAGGATTTGGTTGGAGAGGCTTTTTCAGATCTTGCTGCTGCATGTATCTGCTGA
- the LOC135671567 gene encoding probable receptor-like protein kinase At5g24010, whose protein sequence is MDLRILAFLLPLFLPSALFVSTTAFNPDTSHYLNCGSAPDIVITTDVPSRNFTDDSPFLSDSDKYPSLSNPSVAASSSSSLYSTARVFTSSASYRFTINTNGTYVLRLHFFPFSGNGYNLSSARFGVNALQRGVVLLEDFSAPISTAPIIKEYFLWVDSDELVVTFAPSPSSSLAFVNAVEVFTAPANLNINEDSQPDIAQLSRQALETVHRINMGGPRVNDSLWRTWIADDDYLLNKVASLSNHTDPDKITYQPNESDDVAPRTVYSTARTMNISSSLRANPSFDFNVTWSFPVVAGYKYLVRTHFCDFISQGFSTDIIFDLYVGNLPVREIQASDHVNSLAQAFYIDFDLAVPSSGMINISIGRDVARTTKWNANAMLNGLEIFKVIDGTSNLLSNSSNGVPIAAIVGVAVGGVLLVSLLIIFVMVFIRKRRRSKPLPLLPNESWSPFRETPRGNSVGRSSKSTEGTALAASLRVNLGLYIPLLDIKAATNDFDESLVVGSGGFGKVYKGVLADGTKIAVKRAMPGSKQGYPEFQTEILVLSGIRHRHLVSLIGYCDEQSERILVYEYMEKGTLRNHLYGSDKPCLSWKQRLEICIGAARGLHYLHTGYSHTIIHRDIKSTNILLDENYLAKVSDFGLSKLGPSFGETHVTTGVKGTFGYFDPEYFKTQKLTDKSDVYSFGVMLFEVLCARPVIDRSLSMEQLNLAEWALHWQRRGQLEKIIDQRLVGKINTNSLRKFGETAEKCVAEYGIDRPAFADILWNLEYALQLHVTELKREPHEDSGAVESQMSVAAMRDVDTASLNFDEANDRSRMARQGESDLMASTVFSQLVTDEGR, encoded by the coding sequence ATGGATCTCAGGATTCTCgccttcctcctccccctctttctCCCCTCCGCCCTCTTCGTCTCCACCACTGCCTTCAACCCCGACACTTCCCACTACCTCAACTGCGGTTCCGCACCTGACATCGTCATCACCACAGACGTGCCTTCCCGCAACTTCACCGATGACTCTCCCTTCCTCTCTGATTCCGACAAGTACCCCTCCCTCTCCAATCCCTCggtcgccgcctcctcctcctcctccctctactCCACCGCTCGCGTCTTCACCAGTTCTGCCTCCTACCGCTTCACGATCAACACCAACGGTACCTACGTCCTCCGCCTCCACTTCTTCCCCTTCTCGGGCAACGGCTACAACCTCTCCTCCGCCCGCTTTGGCGTCAACGCCCTCCAACGCGGCGTCGTCCTCCTCGAAGACTTCTCCGCACCGATCTCCACGGCTCCGATCATCAAGGAGTACTTCCTCTGGGTCGATTCTGACGAGCTCGTTGTCACCTTCGCTCCAAGTCCGAGCTCGTCGTTGGCCTTCGTCAACGCCGTCGAGGTCTTCACCGCACCCGCCAATCTCAACATCAACGAAGACTCACAGCCGGATATCGCCCAATTGTCCCGTCAAGCGCTTGAGACTGTCCACAGGATCAACATGGGCGGGCCTCGGGTCAACGACAGCCTCTGGAGGACGTGGATCGCCGACGATGACTACCTCCTTAACAAGGTTGCCTCCTTGTCGAACCACACGGACCCCGACAAAATTACGTACCAGCCGAACGAGTCTGACGATGTCGCTCCGCGGACAGTCTACAGTACGGCCAGAACCATGAACATCTCGAGCTCACTCCGGGCCAACCCCAGTTTCGACTTCAACGTTACGTGGAGCTTTCCGGTGGTCGCAGGTTACAAGTACCTGGTACGAACACATTTCTGTGATTTCATATCGCAAGGCTTCAGCACTGACATCATCTTCGACCTCTACGTCGGGAACCTGCCAGTTCGGGAGATACAAGCCAGTGATCACGTTAATTCTCTTGCCCAAGCATTCTATATTGACTTCGACTTGGCAGTTCCGAGCTCCGGAATGATCAATATAAGCATTGGCCGGGACGTTGCCCGGACCACGAAGTGGAATGCTAATGCGATGCTCAACGGGCTGGAGATCTTCAAGGTAATTGATGGAACTTCCAACCTGCTATCAAATTCCAGCAATGGCGTGCCTATTGCAGCGATAGTCGGCGTCGCTGTTGGTGGCGTCCTGCTTGTGAGTCTTCTGATCATCTTTGTCATGGTCTTCATACGTAAGAGGCGCAGATCGAAGCCTCTGCCTCTGCTGCCGAATGAATCCTGGTCTCCGTTTCGAGAAACTCCGCGCGGAAACTCTGTTGGGCGTTCGAGTAAGTCCACCGAAGGAACGGCGCTCGCAGCATCGCTCAGAGTTAATCTCGGCCTCTACATCCCCCTGCTCGACATCAAGGCAGCTACTAACGACTTCGATGAGAGCCTTGTTGTCGGCAGCGGCGGCTTCGGGAAGGTATACAAGGGTGTCCTCGCCGACGGTACCAAGATCGCGGTGAAACGAGCCATGCCGGGGTCGAAGCAAGGGTACCCGGAGTTCCAGACTGAGATCCTCGTCCTGTCCGGCATTCGCCACCGGCATCTCGTCTCCTTGATCGGGTACTGCGACGAGCAATCGGAGAGGATCTTGGTCTACGAGTACATGGAGAAGGGGACGCTGAGGAACCACTTGTACGGCTCGGACAAGCCGTGTCTTTCATGGAAGCAGAGGCTGGAGATCTGCATCGGGGCCGCCAGGGGCCTTCACTACCTCCACACCGGCTACTCGCACACCATCATCCACCGCGACATCAAGTCCACCAACATCCTGCTTGACGAAAACTACTTGGCCAAGGTCTCCGACTTCGGCCTCTCCAAGCTGGGTCCTTCCTTCGGCGAGACCCATGTCACAACCGGAGTCAAGGGCACCTTTGGATACTTCGACCCGGAATACTTCAAGACGCAGAAGCTCACCGACAAGTCCGACGTCTACTCCTTCGGAGTGATGCTCTTCGAGGTGCTGTGCGCGAGGCCCGTGATCGATAGAAGCCTCTCCATGGAGCAGCTGAACCTGGCGGAGTGGGCGCTTCACTGGCAGAGGAGAGGCCAGCTCGAAAAGATCATCGATCAGAGGCTTGTGGGAAAGATCAACACCAATTCACTGAGGAAGTTTGGTGAGACGGCGGAGAAGTGTGTCGCAGAGTATGGTATCGACAGGCCTGCGTTCGCGGACATCCTGTGGAACTTAGAGTACGCTCTCCAGCTTCATGTGACGGAGCTGAAGAGGGAACCGCACGAGGATAGTGGCGCTGTGGAGTCGCAGATGTCAGTAGCAGCGATGAGGGACGTGGATACGGCGAGCTTAAACTTTGATGAGGCAAATGACAGGAGCAGGATGGCCAGGCAGGGGGAATCGGACTTGATGGCAAGCACCGTATTCTCCCAATTGGTCACCGACGAAGGAAGATAA
- the LOC135671568 gene encoding probable receptor-like protein kinase At5g24010, whose translation MASRRIPGDLATGLLLLFSLISTLSAVRFSPPDNHLIACGASSAADLDDGRAFLPDSGLSPPVLRSHGRQISLSNPSPDAVPLHRNARVFACPSSYEFEIKNKGIHRIRLHFYPFSTPEYDLSSARFHVLASDITLLSYFGTSSPVMKEYFINLNEGKLVISFSPADRSSFAFVNAIEVMSAPKDLILDAGRLVKPDEITEFHGLSKQALETLYRVNIGGPKVTPFNDTLWRTWVSDVEFLKLSSASKVVTYSGRIKYQRYGASREVAPDNVYNTARATSGATVPGSNYSMTWEFPVSSGYKYLVRMHFCDIASLALNQLYFNVYLNGYLAYQDFDLSDSTGQILASPYYVDFVVDVDVLELLSISIGPSNLSNPSWIRGLLNGLEIMKINNTMGSLDGKAPVILVSEDPVGRGFGAFVRSLTCGFAFMSLSVIAFMLFLRWRSESRSLMSWSRLPVDVSNGKLSKDSPVIPGKLVDF comes from the coding sequence ATGGCGAGTCGTCGAATCCCTGGCGATCTCGCCACcggtctcctcctcctcttctccctcaTCTCCACCCTCTCCGCGGTCCGCTTCTCTCCCCCTGACAACCACCTCATCGCCTGCGGCGCTTCCTCCGCCGCCGACCTCGACGACGGCCGCGCGTTCCTCCCCGACTCCGGCCTCTCCCCACCCGTCCTCCGTTCCCACGGCCGCCAGATCTCCCTCTCCAACCCGTCCCCGGACGCCGTCCCCCTCCATCGGAATGCCAGGGTCTTCGCTTGCCCCTCCTCCTATGAGTTCGAGATCAAGAACAAGGGAATCCATCGGATCCGCCTTCACTTCTACCCCTTCTCCACCCCGGAGTACGACCTCTCCTCCGCTCGCTTCCACGTTTTGGCCTCGGATATTACCCTACTGTCCTATTTCGGCACCTCGAGCCCTGTGATGAAGGAGTACTTCATCAACCTGAATGAAGGGAAGCTCGTAATATCGTTTTCTCCGGCGGACAGGTCCTCCTTTGCCTTTGTAAACGCCATCGAAGTCATGTCAGCTCCGAAAGATCTCATTTTGGACGCTGGAAGGTTAGTAAAACCCGATGAAATTACGGAATTTCATGGGCTTTCGAAACAGGCTTTGGAAACACTCTATAGGGTTAATATTGGGGGTCCGAAGGTGACTCCTTTTAACGATACTCTCTGGAGGACGTGGGTTTCTGACGTTGAGTTTCTAAAGCTGAGTTCTGCTTCGAAAGTTGTGACATATAGCGGAAGGATTAAGTACCAGAGATACGGAGCGAGTCGTGAAGTTGCCCCTGATAATGTTTATAATACCGCAAGAGCAACGAGTGGTGCCACTGTTCCAGGCTCCAATTATAGCATGACATGGGAATTCCCCGTCAGTTCAGGTTACAAGTACCTTGTTCGGATGCATTTCTGTGATATTGCTAGTTTGGCGCTTAACCAGCTTTATTTTAATGTCTACCTTAATGGGTACTTGGCATATCAAGATTTTGATCTCTCTGATTCCACTGGGCAAATATTGGCTTCACCATATTATGTAGACTTTGTTGTGGATGTTGATGTTTTGGAGCTTTTGAGCATAAGCATTGGTCCATCTAATCTGAGTAATCCTTCCTGGATTCGAGGATTGTTGAATGGTTTGGAGATAATGAAGATCAACAATACAATGGGCAGTCTTGATGGCAAGGCTCCAGTTATCTTGGTTTCTGAGGATCCGGTCGGAAGAGGCTTTGGAGCTTTTGTTCGTTCACTTACATGTGGCTTTGCTTTTATGAGCTTGTCAGTGATTGCCTTCATGCTATTCTTGAGGTGGCGGTCTGAGTCAAGGAGTCTTATGTCTTGGTCACGTCTACCTGTTGATGTTTCAAATGGTAAGTTATCCAAGGATTCTCCAGTTATACCAGGTAAGTTGGTAGACTTTTGA
- the LOC135580825 gene encoding uncharacterized protein LOC135580825, translated as MTDETCESKIYVGNIDQRVPESNVIKMFSPFGKIISEDFLWHTRGPKRGEPRGYAFIQYSVKEEALLAKTKMNGRFVSGRPLVVRLASEKHLGDMESKFACAETKANDARSSTLGQMNRNAKIAAIRNKLKSLEEQGGCATKKPRLLTNSLPPGNKDHSLTGYQESD; from the exons ATGACTGATGAAACGTGTGAAAGCAAGATATATGTTGGCAATATTGATCAAAGGGTTCCTGA GTCCAATGTGATCAAGATGTTTTCCCCTTTTGGGAAGATTATATCTGAAGATTTTCTGTGGCACACCCGTGGTCCTAAACGTGGGGAACCACGTGGCTACGCCTTTATCCAGTATAGCGTGAAAGAG GAAGCTCTATTGGCAAAAACAAAGATGAATGGTAGATTTGTTTCTGGACGCCCTCTGGTCGTTCGTTTGGCCAGTGAGAAGCATCTGGGAGACATGGAATCAAAGTTTGCCTGTGCTGAAACAAAAGCCAATGATGCACGCAGCAGCACGCTAGGGCAAATGAATCGGAATGCCAAGATCGCAGCGATAAGGAATAAATTGAAGTCCCTCGAAGAACAAGGAGGTTGTGCGACGAAGAAACCAAGACTGCTAACTAATTCCTTGCCTCCTGGCAACAAGGATCATTCTTTGACGGGATATCAAGAATCAGACTGA
- the LOC103970265 gene encoding uncharacterized protein LOC103970265, translated as MPQRLDAGERSLGFPIPTRIPLLLSSSPPTPLSATAIAPADGGSSIDMDPESISTRWMSSSADVFDFNLPLYESSFLVHADQIFSDGLLLPLHSATAPKLSVAYDCSSKSLPSRRSTFCSSPSRAASSISSHLPVFLQAKATPSSASSCSSIDLTPKSWKPKLHFFRNCTRPSKRTLRRCLCFLMPLYKKVKCLRLVSSKTVRSRKDSAGGSPKPKTSNPFSSVEWCRSNADISIHDAILHCKRSIATPSDNA; from the exons ATGCCACAGAGATTAGATGCCGGAGAACGATCGCTTGGATTCCCGATTCCTACACGCATTCCG CTTCTCCTATCGTCAAGCCCTCCCACGCCACTCTCGGCCACGGCCATCGCTCCAGCCGACGGTGGCTCCTCCATCGACATGGATCCCGAGTCCATCTCCACGCGGTGGATGAGCAGTAGCGCTGACGTCTTCGACTTCAACCTCCCCCTATATGAATCTTCGTTCCTAGTCCATGCAGACCAAATCTTCTCCGATGGTCTCCTACTGCCGCTTCACAGCGCCACTGCACCAAAACTTTCGGTAGCATACGATTGCTCATCGAAGTCCCTTCCCTCGAGGAGGAGTaccttctgctcttctcctagtAGAGCCGCTTCCTCGATCTCTTCACACCTTCCGGTGTTCCTCCAAGCCAAAGCCACACCCAGTTCGGCCAGTTCATGCTCTTCCATCGATCTTACACCAAAGAGTTGGAAGCCCAAGTTGCATTTCTTTCGGAACTGCACGAGACCTTCGAAGAGAACACTGCGGAGGTGTTTGTGTTTTCTGATGCCCTTGTATAAGAAGGTGAAGTGCTTGAGATTGGTTTCTTCGAAGACGGTGAGGAGTCGGAAGGACTCAGCGGGCGGTTCTCCCAAACCCAAGACCAGTAATCCCTTCTCGAGCGTCGAGTGGTGTCGCAGCAATGCTGATATTTCGATTCATGACGCGATTCTTCACTGCAAAAGATCAATCGCAACTCCAAGCGACAATGCTTAA